The genomic stretch atatatatatatgtgtgtgtgtgtgtgtgtgtgaccaaaacAAAACACAATATTCAGGatggggacgaaccaatgaattgtaaagagcaaggatgatttccctgacCTTATATTCGAAGGCCTTACCTATGAATCCATGAATCCAAGACACTGCTTCTATCCGTTGCTtatttggttttaggtcaccagagctTATTACATCCAAGTTGGGTTTTTTTCCCTAATTTTCCTTTGCGGTTCAGCAGTATTCTTACTGTAGCTTGTATTTTCGCTATTGCCACTGATAAGTaagactttgcacttatcgatattaagattcatttgccaCCCATAAGCTCAGTCAATCAATTTGCCTATGTTAGTTTGAAGATAGAGACGTTCAAGTCCACTTGCATATTTATTGCCCAGCTTTATATCCTCAGCAGGTATTTATATCCTGCCATGCatccattatcaatatcactgatatatatatatatatatatatatatatatatatatatataatgaatacttTACGTCAAAGCTCTAAAACTCACTATATCACTATATGACGTAaagtattcattatatatatatatatatatatatatatatatatatatatatatatatatatatatatatatatatatatatatatatatatatataatgaatacttTACGTCAAAGCTCTAAAACTCACtatatcagaaaaagaaaaatatgtgcgATAGAACTGAAAATCTACTCATTCCAGTGGTTACGTGGTCTATTCATTCAAGAGAACAATGAGTGGGATGTTGTCTGCTGGTTTTTGTGACCCATCCTCAACGAGTCAATGTAAAGTGCATATCACTGCTATCTGTAGCGACTCCATTTGTTATTGAAATAACCCAGACTGCCCCCCTGATTAATGAGGCACATCGCTTGTTCTACAGGCATGGCTgaaaagattattatcatttttcaagACTTTTCAGTGGCGAGCAGTTTTGATATATTTGTAtagtacatacatataaatctcttATCGACTTATATATATTAACGAGTTTATATGGATATTTTAGGTCTGAGATGCTATTAACATTTTGTTGCCTGATATCAAGAGAAATCAAGTTCTCTCGTAGCTTTGAGCTTTGTGGCTGCTTAACTAGACATTCAGAGTATCAAAATAATCTTCAAGATTTCCAGCGCGCAGTTGTTAAATTCGAGACAGGATGTGCTCGGGTGTGGCTTTCGCGAGCTCTGTATTTATAATGTAGATTGCGACTTGCAGAGGGAAAATAGCCGGTGACCTTTCTCATGTAGGTTTAGTATACATGGGGAATCAACTTCACGTGCTGGTTATTTTGCCTGCGGCCGGTCAAGGATTTATTGTGGCTATTATGCCGGAGGCCAGTGGTGTAATTTCCGTATGAAGTCTCGGTAGGTCAACGGTGCGACAGTAAGAATGAGGTTGGGGGGCAGTGGTTTGAGGTCTTAAAGAAAGGAATAACTTGCCATACATGCTTTTCGTTCATTTTGAACACGTCCTTGCATACGTTACATTTAAGTTCCGTTCGGTTCAATACTTAATAGGCTGTATAGCCCTTCTTTTACAGAAATCGGGAACATAGGAAAAGGACTAATAAGAATGATTTTCAATCTTCTCAGTCGAAGAaagtcttatatttctttttcgcttggcactgactgactgagtgacaaTAGCATAGAAATGATGATGTGTTTAACCTTCATGACGTGAAATAAGAAATCTTCATCACCTTCAGCAAAACTCGTCAGTTCCTGTGACAAATAACACCAACGCTAGTCAACAGtttaagtcctctctctctctctctctctctctctctctctctctctctctctctctctctctctctctctctaaccttcctCCCTTGAAAGCGCTGTTCCTCAATAAACACCTGTCACATCCAGCAACATCGAACTGGAATACTCACATGTGGTATTCCATGACTCAGCCCCAATTACTGCTAACCTGTCTTTTGCCTCGAGCACTCTCGTAACACATTAGTTATCACTTTCGGTTTTGACATCACCTACAGTCGAAAATAAACTTAATGACGACTCAGGGCGTTGGCCATGACCTTGGAGAAAGAGTGAGCCGGTATATAAGGCAGGGAAACGTGCTGGTGGCCAACACACAATTGGTAGAGACGGTGAGTGTCTCAGTACTCTCCTCAACCTCGGCGGTTAGTTGACGAAACCGCTTTCAGTAGACAGTTTTTTTCTCACACCTTTGTGGGCTaaaggttgtgtgaggggggactGCTAAAAGCTGAGGACGATTACGTTCGGTTATGGTTAGCGAAACCGTGCGATGACCTGTGTAaggaactagtgtgtgtgtgcatgtgtgtgtgtgtgtgtgtgtgtgtttgcatgtgtgtgtgtgtgtgtgtgtgtgtgtgtgtgtgcagtgtgcgACTTTCCAACGGTGGCAGAGTGGGATTCCGATTGTCCTAATGGTAAAAGTGTTTCTAAACAGTGAGGGAAGAGTATTGGCTGGCTGGCAAGGTATGGGAATTATACCATTTGAGCAGGTAGAAAAGGGTGTACAACAGGTGGCTGGTtcagatatgatgatatatagagGTAAAACACAAACATTTTCATTattctcaaatttttttttcagatgaaaGTTGTGTTCCTCCTGGCAGTAGTGGCTGCTGTTGCTGCCCACAGCGGTTATAGTGTAGGACATACCACCAGTTATGGTGGTGCATATGGCGGTAGCCACAGGGCTGGACATGCTGGAGGCCGACGGGTCATAGTCAGTGGAGGCAGTGGATCTGGCGGTGGGGTTCGGCGTGGTAGCCACTCCAGTGGATATGGCGGCGGCAGTCGTGGTGGATTCGTCCACCATGGAAGTGGTGGTCGATATGGTGGACACGGTGGTGGATCTGGCAGGGGCGGCAGTGGTGGCTTTATCAGTCGTGGTATAAGTCAAGGTGTTGGCGGTCGGTACGGTGGTCATTATGGCGGGTACGGTGGTCATTATGGCGGGTACGGTGGTCATTATGGCGGGTATGGTAGTGGTGGCCGTGGTGCTTCCGTCAGCCATGCTGTAGGacatggtagtggtggcagataTGGAGGTCACGGTGGTGGCCGTTATGGTGGAAATGCCGGTGGCAGCCATTCCGTCATTAGTAGCCAGAGTCGTGGACACGGCGGCAGTGGATACGGTGGTGGTGCGGTggttgctgctggaggaggtggcaGAGGTGGCAGCGGCAGATACGGAGTGGTGAGTTATTTCATTAATGGAAATGGGCATTACAAGGAACTTTAATCTTTGTGAAATGTCActgatatatattcacatatcacCTTTAATAGCACTTGTAATGATTGCTTCAGTGAAAAATGCCCATTTAACTCTAAAACACAACTAGTGTCAAGATAAAGCACAGAGAATGGAAATATGTCAAGAGAAGAAATATTATCCCACTTTGCAAACGTTGCCTACTGTCATGTTCATGACTAACATGTCTGTCTCATCACTGGCCCAGGTGGACCTGACTGAGGGCTACAGTGACTACCACTTCTCATGGCTTCATGATGGACACCAGAAGTATGACTGGGAAAAAGCTAACTATTACTGCTCCAGCCTTGGTCAAGGATGGCAGGGCGTCAGCATTGAGACCAAAGAAGAGGATGCACTCATATCTAGCATCATATATCAGTGTTAGTAAAGTCCAGTTGCTTCATCTCATACTTGTCATATTGAGTACACGATCAGAAATGTTTTTCTAGTAATATCGTTAACTTTTCCGTTGCTTTTCTTGCTTATAGAGAACCGCTCTTTGACAGCACATTAATTCTTTGCTTGTTTTCCCTCAGATAAATTGGAGTACATCTGGACAGGCGGATATCGCGCAGGTTACGATTTTGCCTGGCCCTCTGGTTACCCGTTCTACGGCCTTAACTGGTCCCACACCGGCGGGTAAGTTCTAGTCCAGACACTGCCAAATATTCTTTTCGAAAGACCTTACATCAAACTCAACATAGAAATAAAACACTTGAAATTTTCTAATGCATTGAGAATGAGCAACTCTTTACGGTGACTGTTTTTTGTAGAATTATTGAATTAATTATGTACTAATTGGATTCGTTAGGATTTCATACACTACAGATATTTGAGATTGCAAGGGGGATACATAAAGATCTCATTAACACATCCTCATTTCGTCTTCAGGAACGGGTATCCCCAGCCAGACAACCGTGAAGAAGGCGGAGAGAACTGTCTGGCAGTGCTCAACAACTTCTATGACGACGGCATCAGATGGCACGACGTTGCCTGCCACCACAAGAAGCCCATCATCTGTGAGCGCCGCCGAGATAGTCACTACGGCTGAGCTGGTCGATATCATCGCTGGATCACCTCTCCTGGAATCATACCTCGTGCTTAAGAACAACAGGATGAACATTTTGCGCAATGAAGTTACATTAAACTTCCTTCATAACTTATTATACTGACATTGAAATAAAGCATATATTCTAATAtatttcttctatttcccctgtGAAATTGATGATTATTGTAATCAGTATAAATACAttctgagacgacacgggcatcTATGTCCGTAATCAAACCGAGGATccttgcgtggcaggcgggatTATTACAGCTCGGCCATGATCGTTATCATAAACGAGATGTTTCTGTCCAATAAAAGTGCgatttcatatgcactttatatatatatatatatatatatatatatatatatatatatatatatatatatatatatatatatatatatatatattgagccacCTCCCTATTTTATTGACCATCA from Panulirus ornatus isolate Po-2019 chromosome 30, ASM3632096v1, whole genome shotgun sequence encodes the following:
- the LOC139758357 gene encoding uncharacterized protein isoform X2, whose translation is MTCMKVVFLLAVVAAVAAHSGYSVGHTTSYGGAYGGSHRAGHAGGRRVIVSGGSGSGGGVRRGSHSSGYGGGSRGGFVHHGSGGRYGGHGGGSGRGGSGGFISRGISQGVGGRYGGHYGGYGGHYGGYGGHYGGYGSGGRGASVSHAVGHGSGGRYGGHGGGRYGGNAGGSHSVISSQSRGHGGSGYGGGAVVAAGGGGRGGSGRYGVVDLTEGYSDYHFSWLHDGHQKYDWEKANYYCSSLGQGWQGVSIETKEEDALISSIIYQYKLEYIWTGGYRAGYDFAWPSGYPFYGLNWSHTGGNGYPQPDNREEGGENCLAVLNNFYDDGIRWHDVACHHKKPIICERRRDSHYG
- the LOC139758357 gene encoding uncharacterized protein isoform X1; translated protein: MTTQGVGHDLGERVSRYIRQGNVLVANTQLVETMKVVFLLAVVAAVAAHSGYSVGHTTSYGGAYGGSHRAGHAGGRRVIVSGGSGSGGGVRRGSHSSGYGGGSRGGFVHHGSGGRYGGHGGGSGRGGSGGFISRGISQGVGGRYGGHYGGYGGHYGGYGGHYGGYGSGGRGASVSHAVGHGSGGRYGGHGGGRYGGNAGGSHSVISSQSRGHGGSGYGGGAVVAAGGGGRGGSGRYGVVDLTEGYSDYHFSWLHDGHQKYDWEKANYYCSSLGQGWQGVSIETKEEDALISSIIYQYKLEYIWTGGYRAGYDFAWPSGYPFYGLNWSHTGGNGYPQPDNREEGGENCLAVLNNFYDDGIRWHDVACHHKKPIICERRRDSHYG